TTTGAGTCGAGCCCAATCCTCACAGCCACAGAATGAAGCTGCCTGCCGATCCCCACAGCAAAAAGCTGACACAGTGTTTTCAAAACAATGGGGATGGTGTAGCAGTCGGGTAAAACACCGGCGCGTGACATGGAAACGTAAACAAAGAGCGACTTGGTAGGAGCATCGCGTCTGGTGTATGACCTTATGATATTGTTCCAGTGAAATGGGGCTGGGTGGAGACGTAGGAATTGGGTTCTGCTAATGTGGGCATGGATTTGGTTCAGTTCGGATAAACTAGTGCAATTGGACAACTGGGTTGCTAGTGTTTCCGGGTCCGGGATACTTGGAGGAGATTGTACATCCAAATTTCCAGCAGTTTTCGTAGTCAAGCAGCTTCGGTTGAGAAGGTCTGAAATTCTGGTGGCTTTGGGTAGTTGGATTCTACAAAGCTTGATCATGGAGCTGTGTACACGGTACCGGGACAGAGACAAggctttgaaatttgaatacatCGACGAATTCAGAAATATAAAACGGCAAGTCGTTTTGTTTTAGACGGGCCTTGGTTGGGCCTTTTCTTAAGGCTCTATTTCCGTCTGTTTGTTTGGTGCTTTCAGAGTTTGGGAGAGGAATCAGCAATGGCGTCCAGACTGGTGAAATCCCTAATCAAATCATCGTCGGGTTTGGGATCGACGGGGACCAGAAACTTCTGCCTCGTTCGGAGTCAAATCAGCAACCACACTGCCAAATGGATGCAGGTTTCGTTTCTCAGCTTTACCCAATTCTTTCACATTAATCTAAGTTTTCGTCAAGTATTGCTATGATTTACGTTTACCTAGTTTTGGGATCTATATTTCGCTTTTCGAATTCAATTTTGCAGAAAAGGACATAGCTTTGTGGGTGGTTGATTATATTTGGTTTTTCTGGTTCTTAATCTAACTCCGGGGATATATTGTACTTGCATAGAGTAGTTAATCTTTATTCAGATATGCATAAACCAGGCCTAATATTATTCATCCCCATTTTTAAAGGTATCCATGCTAGATAGTTTGCCTTTCCCCACAATTTCAGCCATTATTTGCACCGTAGAATTAGATTTCCCTTGGATGCTATATTGGAGGGAGATTCCTCTAGCAATAACAGAGGCTTTTGAGGAAATAGAACAACCTGCAAATGAAGTTTGCCGGACACATATTTTTCGGAACTAGACTACATTGAGAAAGCAATGTAATAGTGTTCAAGGTAGCCTGCATTTCAATGAAATGCTGCCTGTGGGTGGGTGAAATTCTGAGCGTATTTTAGCAGTGAAGACGTTGTGTTGGTTCAGATGGTGTTCTTGTTGTCATCTTAACTGTAGAACAATGAATATTCTGGATAAGAGAATTGGTTGCTTTTGTTGACCTTTCCACTTGCTTTTCCACCGAATTAGTTTCCTATTTGCATTTGATTCTCACACGAATAAGATAGATATAAGTCACTGAACCTCTTTATGTCTCCCTTGTTAATAGGATACAAGTAAGAAGTCCCCCATGGAGTTGATCAACGAAGTTCCACCCATCAAGGTTGAGGGCAGGATTGTTGCATGTGAAGGGGGTGAGTTTTCCTGTTGCttcctttgtttttcatttacATTTACCATGTGAGAAGCTACTTTATGAATCATACTGCAAGATCAATTTGATAAACTTTCTGAAGAAGGTCTACAATTTATTTGGGTTGAAACTTTTATTGATTGCAGACTCCGATCCCGCACTAGGGCACCCGATTGAATTTATATGCCTTGACCTTCCTCAGCCGGCTATCTGCAAGTATTGCGGTCTTCGCTATGTGCAGGATCACCACCACTAGAAACAGGGCAGTGATAGTTCAGCAAGTTCCCTCGGCAAGTTCCTTGGCAGTCCTTCATTGAAGACCTTTTCATAAATTTGTAATGATAACACCTTTATGTGCTTCGTAATCAGTGAAATAAGGATTTGATTATGCCTGTTGTGTTGTTCTTCAGACGTGAATGGATATTgtatttcatttttcatttttgttaccTTATCTGTTTATGATTAGCTCGATGGTGTTAGAGTTATTAGTTAAGGTCGTTTGTTGCAAACGGTTACTAGTTGAGTTTCTTCTTCATTTACTCATTGTTCAAGTCAAGAGTACTGACTAACCCAGTCTGTCTGAATCTCGTTGCCTTCATTATCAATTTTCATGAACCAACAGGACTACGGAGGGGTCTATggaatttcttttcatttcaatttgggACGAGGGTGATAGAACTGAAAAGATGAATTTATAATGAACTTGCTTTCGATATTTATTCTAGAAGATTTATTAATTAATACTAGCACTGCTTAAGGCCCGAAGCAATACAACTCTAGAATTATACGTATATCAATACAAATAATTCCCAGTCCTCATCAGATGAGAACTGAGAAGATCAGATCAGCACTGAGCCCAAAAAAATCAGCACTAAATTTATGTAAGATACCAAAAACCCCTCGAATGATGAATAAAACTCATGCGCTCACCGCAAAATTAAAAAACACGGGCAGGTTTAGTGGATGTCAGTCGGCATTTCTCTAGCTCTAACCACATGAAAACAAACTGCCCGATAATTAATGGTAGAACTCAATTTAATGGACACCATTAGCATTAAATTTTCTCTCCAGCTGCCATTTTTCTTCTCTGTTGATGCTCAGCGACCTTGTAGTCTACAACTTCACGAAATAGGGTTGGGTCAAGCACACAATTCTCACTCCCATAAACAGCCGCCTGGACACTTGCCATCATTTTTGCAATTTCTCTCCCAGAAAATCCATCAGTCTTAGCCGCTGCTTCTCTCAGCATATCATCTGTCAAGCCTTTCATTTCTATCTTCTGCTGTTGTCTTTTGAACAAGTTCCGGAACCATCCAGGTTTCCCCGAGTCAGCATTAACTATGTACTTGTCCAGATACAACTTTAGCAGCTTAAAGCGTTCATCTTCCCCAGGCAAGGGGAATTCAAGCACTTCATCAATACGATCAGACACAGCTGAATCAAGATCACCGGGACGGTTTGTGGCGAGGGCAAGGACTATGTCCTTGGACTGGTCACCAGTGCGGAATAGAAGAGCATTGAGTGCACTTCTTTGAGCTTCACTCATGTAGGTTTTGTTCCGCCTGCAGGTTCATTTAAAACAATCAACTGTCAGTTCATTTTTTCAGTGAATCATTCTACCTGAGTTCTCATCTACAATACTACAGCTAGTTTAGATCATTTTCATGCCTGTGGATTGTATGACTTACTCGCACAAAAATGCGTCAGCTTCATCAATGAAAAGCAACAAACCCCTCCGTGACTTTTTGGCCCAATCAAATAACTCGTGTATCTTGGTAACAGCCTGCGGTCCGAGTGGAGCAACATCCCCTCCTGTCATCAGTGCGTAATCCAATCCCTAAGGAAAACATCAGATATAAAGATGAGTCAAGATTAAGATAAGAATCGAAATAATCAATCAAAACTTGGCAGATCAAAAACCATCTAACATGATAGCAAATGTCCATATATTCACTCAAATTTACCAATCAAGATAAAAGCAATGCAGCAAAAGCCAAaatatcaaaaatcaaataagCAGACTATaagaacataaataaataaatgcaacaTCAAAACCACAGTTCCTAAATCTGTATATTCCTAAATTTTCATCTCTTGTTGACAGCAAATAAGCCATACATCAACATAGTAGGTGTCCAAGCTGAATATGCAACTAATTTAAACAAACAGTGGGCATAATATCAGATCTCTTACAGATTTACGAGCCATCTCTCTAGCAGCCATTGTTTTCCCTGTTCCGGGAGGACCATAGAAGAGCATGTTTCTGAAGGGTGCCTGATGAGATTTTGTATTTGCAGTTGCACCAGCTAAATGTTCTATTCTTTTCTGAAGAGATGGGTGTAAAACGACATCACCAAAGGGTTTCCCATTCTTCGTAGACGGGGAACGTGAAAATAACCCTGACCAAGGGTATTTCCCTTTAGAAGACTCTCTGATAAGGGATGGTTGTCCCAATATTCTGTCCACATAGCTCCATATCACCTTTGCACCTTCTCTGCAGTGGAGAAATGAGAGCAAATGAAAAAGTCATGAATGGGAACAGACATGTTATTCCAAGAAGGCAGCATGTAATCTCTTATAAGTTATAATGCCAGAAGAGATCAAATATTCAGTGAAAGCATACTCAATGCTAGAACATATCAGTTATCACTTACAAGGCATTTAGTTGGGAAATAACTGTACTAGTGATCCGAGTCCTAAAGACTTGGTCCCAGTTCAGTCAAACGCCAGCAAAgatttctactttttcaggaaaatgaaaactacaaaataaCTTGATACACCAAGACTATGGAAACACCAATATGCAGTCTCCCAAAGGCAAGCCCCAGACAGacatagaaaaaagaaaaatactgtAGATATCCTTCAAACTTAACACGCACCTTGTTGTATAAACACCTGCAGCTAGAGCTGTCACTCCCCCAACGGCAACAACTAATTTATTCTGATCCGTCAGAATGGCTTTCAGTCCCCCTGCAAAAGATGGCTAATTCTGGATCAACAGTTCATAAACAGTAAAACTATTGTAAATTGATCTAGTTCTAACTTCCATTGTTTGTTGTAGGCACAAAGAAACCCAATTTGGttagaagaagatcaacctaaAGGTACACTTACAATGTatatattataattttattttatcttctGTACAGCTCAGAAGATAAATGAGAAGCCAACAAGGCTCAGCTCAAATTCAAATAGGTTCAGGACCATAAGAACATCATAAAATGCAAAGTAAGAAAACAAGATACAGTACCTCCAATATGATCAAAAGTTGTATTTATGGCAGCaacccatttctctctctccgcATTTGCCCGGTCTACTAGTATTCGCCTGTTAACCTCTTCAGCTAGTTTTGCTTCATGTGCTCTCCCTTCTGCTTCTGCAATTGCCCTCACTCTTATTGTTTCACGTTCTATCTCAGCCTTTTCCCGCTCTGTCTGACGACGTTGTGCTTGGATTTGCTCTTCTGCCGCCCGTCGAGCTTGCTCCTGTCTGATAGATGATTCTTCTTGCATTTTTACAAGCTCTCTATTCCTATCTCTGTGGTATTCATTCTCTGCCTACAGTAACATCAACAGAATgcaattaaatattagtttGTTTTTTATAAACAACTTCAGTATGACATCCCTAAAGGTAAAAAGGTTGCACATGCCTGCATCCTCTTCCTTTTCAACTCATCTTCATAGCGAGCCATCTGAGATTTTGTTTGCGCTTGATGCTGAGCTAGTTTCTTTTGCTCATCATAGATGACCCTTTGCCTCTCCTGTCAAGTAACGAAGTAAATGACTTCAGCACATTGAGGAAATAACCTCTACTAACCCAGAGGAAAGGAAATTAATCTAAAGCCAGAGCAATGGGGAAATAACTACAAACTCACAGTTTCAGCTTGAGCTTGCATGGCCTTAAACTCGGCCTCCTTCGCAGACAACTCAACCTGCCTCGTCTCTTCTTGCTTCTTCAGAACTTCAAATATCTATACCATGCATAGAAACCATCACTTCCCTTTAAATGAGCATCAAGCTTGACGCAATTAACTAACACTTTCCCGTCCCTTCTTTTCAGTACATGTAAGTTTAGACAAAATGAATACACAGCTAGTAGTAGCACACTCCTTCGGTATATATTTCTCAAAGACTGATTGAATTAAGACATGAACTAGGGGCCAATATACTTGGGAAAATCGAATCGtattgattttaaaaaaaaaaatctaatttgtTATGGTCATAATGAATTCACCGAACACCACAGTAACCACAAACACACATTGGAAGCATGAAATAGAACAAAACCCATCTTCACAGAAACCCCAAAACTGCTCTCACCTTTTTGGCATCCTTAGAGTTGCTGATATCTTTGGCATACTTGGCACCGCGCTCCAGCGGGTCGGGATCGAACCCGGCCGAAGTAGTCCTCGGGTAATCATTGCGAGGCTtcggcggcggaggaggaggaggaggaggagccccAGCAGCCGCCGGAGAGTCGGACGGCGGCGATTGAACTGGAGAAGGAATCTGGGGAGCCTTGGGAGAAGAAAAGGGGGAGAAGCCGAAAGGGCCGTCGGCATAAGCAGTCTTGGGGTTTGAGAAGGAGGCGGAGGCAGCAGCGGCTGTGATGAGCCCTAGTGCATATGTCCTCGCCATTACTACTTACTGGGTTTAATTAAATCTTGGGTTTTTTTGGGAAAATATGAGAGAGGGTTTATTGGGGGAAATGCTGTCTTGAAGAGCAAGAAAATGTTGCATTGCGAGTAAAGGCCATAGAAGACGGTAGAAGACTACTCAGGGTTTTTGTAGGGTTTGTGTTTCGTGTTCATATGGCGGGTTTAAGCTTAGACCCGGGTCTACTGCTGTTTTCTGAACGGATGGGCTTGGGCTTTATTCACTTTGTTTTCATTGGCCCGATGAAATTTGTGTTGGGGAATTCTTAAATAagaagggtccttgaccaaatgCCCCAAAATAGgataaaattatcccacttaccccagcaacaaaattttattctcactaacccaatttaaaataaaatgtcaattttagcCTTAACCTAATTAACAAACTACATTTTATgccactcatctctctctcccccaacagcacgactctctctctctctctctcttcccctccGATCTCCACCTCGCCGGAGTAGAATTCAGGCCTATGCGCTCTCTTCTTCACGCTCTACTCCAACCCGAGGCGTTCTTGGACAACCTTAGGAGTTCCAGAACATGGTGGCGAGGATGAACTCGGTGACCATGACGGCGCCGAGCCGGATTCCGAAGAGCTCCTGCACTCGTCTCGCCGGACCATGGAGTTGGGGCCGGCGTCGTTGTTGGTGGCGCCGGAGACGAGCTTCCGCGCCGGAGACGAGCTTCCGCGCCAGAGAGCTTTTCCAAACCAGATTCTGATTCCTTCGCGCTGTCTCTCTCCGCCACGCCGTAGTCGAGGCTTCAGAGACTAGCTTCCGCGCCGTAGCCGAAGTCGCTGAGGTCGGTGCTGCACCAGGTTTCTGGTCGAACGACGTTGGCGTGCAGATGAGCTGTTGATCGATGAGGTGAACTGAAACCGGGTTGGGCCTGGTCTGGTAAGAAACTTTAAACCCATAGCTTTTGGGTGTGGTCGATAGCTTTTGAGTCATGGCTTTGTTAACACTGAGGTTGGGATTGATCTTTCTATAGAAAGAATTTGAACAGAGAGATCAACCTAACAAAAGCTATTCTGGTATCCTCTACTTAAACAAAACCCAACTGAAATCAACACTAATGAGAATCAAAGACAAATTAAAGTGGTGTTTGTAGCTTCTCTTGGGTGTGGTCAATGGCTTTTACATTAACCGAGAAGGAAATCCgagaaaaaaataagaaatgtTTATTAAAGGTCCGATAGATTATTTGGTATGGAATTTGGGTCCTTGAGCTCGGActccttttttgttttgagaaGGGAGCTCCGACTCCATTATTGACATTGGTGATATAATCTATAACTAAACTGGGTGTTTCTTGTCATAATTAGAAAGAGTTAATAGTATGTGGAGGTTTGTTTTGCACGAATGGTACATTGATGATGATAATgcaaatttaacaaaaatggCTGAGTTGTtggtctattgcctcccaatagacgtctattggggagcaatagacgttttgaattaatataatctcctcttttttttctttaattaaagttatatttgtgtaattttagaaaaattagttctcatttcggtaatcaaaaagtctattgggggcaataggcgcctattggggggcaatagacgtttttaaattgatataatttcttcattttttttctttaaacagagttttatttgtctaaatttagggagattagttcatattctggcaaccgaaagttctattaggggacaatagacatctattggggggcaatagacgtatattgaggggcaatacatgactgatagtcgtctattggggggcaatacatagctgatagtcgtctattgggagggcaatacatggttaatagacgtctattgggaggcaatacatggttgatagtcgtttattgcccctttattggggggcaatagacgtctattggggggcaatacatggctgatagtcgtctattgggaggcaatagacgtctattgggggcaaacaAACTTTCCGGTGGTTGgtagccggtgaccggaatccggcggccggtgaccggaatccggcggccggtgaccggattccggcgaagttggccggaatccggcggccggtgaccggactccggcgaagtcccctatggtttctctctctctctctctctctctctctctaagtaacaaaggtgagggtaaaatggtattaaaaaataataaaaacaaaaaaaaaatcttaatggggtattagggaagacctccttagagtgttttgggtaagagggaattaaaaaaacttagtggggtaagtgggaaaaaaatctctaaaaatggtgtaaatggacaaaaaccctaaataggaactattaaataaaattaaactacGTTTTAACTTGGTGAACAAGTGGATCAAAATTACTCTTTGATTctggttaaacaaaaattttatctcttttcaaaaaataataataataaaatacaataaaaaaataactaaaatcATGATTTCTCCACAAAATTGTGGGCTATAGCACAAGATTTTTCTGTCAAAATATCACATTCTTATTTTCTCATCAAAAAATTTTCATCCtcaaataattatttttcaatacttttcaaattgATAAAACTCAAAGATCATGatgcaacttttttttttacaattcttcaaaataaaaaataaaaaatcataagAAAATTATATTCGTTTGAAGTTTTGGTGTTCCGTCAATTGGAACACATTCTAGAAATTATGCTCTATGAATGTGGAGCTTATGGTGCGGGGAGaatttcaagaaaagaaaaatagtgtTAGGAAGGTTTACATGTTTTCGACATGCTATCTCAATACAATTTGTAACATGCAGAGTGCAAACCATATAAGACCTCATTTTTCTTCAGATTTTCATATTTCTTAATCTCACAATTGGTGAAATGTGATCATTATAACGCATTTAAATTGACAAAATACCAAATCCCTAAATGATTTGTTTAATCATTGTTTAACAAATAATACAAGGATTATAGGAAACAAACTTCCAACTAGCTAAATTATAGAAGCTTTGAGCGGAGGCCTCCGAACAATATGGAGCGACCTCTAGGtgcgaaacctagggttttgtgtGGTGGCGGCTAATGTGCGGTGTCCAGACCAAGGCGACGGTGAGAAGAGGGAGCGATAGGTCCTCCTTTGGCGATGTCGGGTTCTAGGGATTGTTCAAAGGCCCATTTCGAGGCGGTTCAGCTCCGATTCGTGACGGCTTTAGGCTGAAGCGTTTGAGGGTATGGTGTGTTCTATCTAGTGGTGACGGGCTCCGATCGCGGCGGCTCAAGGCTGTGGGGTGAGGGTGGTGGTTTAAGGCTTCGGGTTCAACAGATCGAATCCGTGGTGGGGAGGTGCTTGTTCTCAGAGGTTTACTGATTTACTGCGGAGGCTCTGAGGAGACGCCTTTGAGCGTCATCTATTAATTCCAGGTCGGAGGTCAGGTGACAAGATATGCcctggatttcaccctgaaatctgaagtgaccctgcggggcccaccttagaaaaaATTCTACAAAAATTTGGCGAAACTTCCCATAAAAATGgattacccaaaacctgtagaaagacattcaCACTTCTAAGCAATCCATCCTttttctcctggagccaccctgctctccaaatcacaacatcttccaattcacaatacacaaatctcaacttaataatattaATCcaataggttatcagagcaattctaaaaaaaaatgtataatagaaataaaagtaAAGAGGGTGAAGGATCGAtagatcctacaatgcggaagcagtgacaactatACTGCAACTCCATGTATGACCGACCTCAACTAGTATAGCCTGCAAACTGAGTATTTGAaatcgaagggcccaggggaaagtattgaaaaacacgttagtgtgagttgacaaaaataaataatcaagataatttaaaaGAAGCAAACTTGAATAATTTCCCATGTATTTAAGcttataaaacctcgatgcatgcaacgtttataaaacaaatttctttaaactcaaaatctagtgaaaacataccagcctcgctggttaagagaaatcagactagccctgctagtcaaataataataggatatggggaaaaaatatcaccatacgggtaaaggagcctcTTAGGCTCTACATATCCTCGattgccactcacacatagattgtgtgaggaggagaactaataacctcgactaccactcacgtgaggaggagaataaatcacctcaaCTGctactcacaaacacaaagtaagtgaggaggagacacaaTCCGaacgacccgagtatggtgaggaaaacaattgaaaacCAGTACattcataaatccataaagcttccccaatatctcacgaaaaaataaaaaaacaaaaaaaaaagtatattccaatgacgtggccatgcacgccaaaatattctcaaaaccATAACAAATAGGCGAGAAGTAATCATTAACTATAATTTCATTGAAAAATCCCATCTCCGATAATCAATTCAtaaatccaaaatcatcactaaggcattcccaatgccaaaaccaaaggttgataaataaataagaaaaatataactccatcgaaatttcATTTCgaaaaatcttttaaaaatctcaaatcgacgagtagaaatataattaattctGAAAAccacctcagaaaataattcatCGAAAATCATTACAAATCATAATTTGAAATAGTACCAGCagccacctccgatggccactaAATTTTGGCAGCAACTCCATCTCAACCTCCTAAACACTTCTCTCAACTGCTGCCAAGCCAGAAAGCAACTAGAACTGCCTCAACAATTATGAACACAGCAAACCCAGATTATGAACAGTGAGATAAAAATTCAAACCTTTGATTCTTCCTCCACTCTTCAAATCGCTGCCAAATACTTTGAGAGTATCATCTACGTCTTAAGGCGCTTCCAATGGACTAAGGTTTATCGCCGGAAGTGGTCGGAATCGGAAGATACTGGcattgactcaaaactgctacagtaaggTTCTTGAacttggttttttgttttccgACTAAGACTCACCGAGCTACCACTGCAGGCGAGTCCAGGAAGAGGAGAGGAAGAGAATGATGGTCGCGGGCTCACTCCCAAGTGACCGGACTTGAGAGGACGCCAAagttgcagaggagagagagacagCTCGGGGacgaagagagggagagagttaCCAAGAATGGAAACCTATCACagtaactttccatttatatagaaatttaccatgaacagtaactttgcagatttcattcataacttttgcatacgaactccgatttttacgtaccacatatgcatggacttagtttaacgtcctctacgactttctagaagaaaattttctcaaattttaatccgaacaaaaaatcaacatttatggacactaaaagtatcgaaacaaagtaaaaattgaaagtaattGCTGTTTACCattcaaatgactagtaaaccggtacattgagatacgggacgtaaCATCAAGagctcttctctttcttcaatgATGGTGGGGGCTAGAGGGAGGCCGCCGGAATGCTGAAGTTGGGCTGCCCATCGGTTGGTCATTTCGGCTGGATCTTTGGGGCCGAGTTGTGGGGTGTAGGATTGGCCTTGGGCCGCAGCTTCCCTGGGCTTCTATCTGGTGGGCTGGTCCTTGTCTCCTTCTCTACCCTTTGGATTTGGCTCGGTTTGGGCCAGTGGGGGGAGAGCCtagtttgtttttttgttttgttttgaatacGTGCTCTTACTTGGTTCAGTCCTTGGTCGTAGCTATTTGCTGACTGATGAGTGATGATGTACATCAATAGGGTCTCAGGCGTTATTACTTGTCTAGTCGGTtgctttgattttagggttggACAGGTGTAGGGTTTTTATTTTCTCcattttttagttttggtttagttttttAGATGGCTCTGCTTTATGCAGACTGAATTGTACTTTGCAATGTATTATGAAGGATTTTCAAATCCTTCTAGCTTGACGGAGAGACGTTGTTAATATAATGGAACCTAATTCCGtgtccctcaaaaaaaaaaaaaaataataataatacaaggATTATTTCCACTCTTTGTTAATTGGTTCAGGCTTTATGTCCCTCACTGTAttatgcaatttcattaatcaagaatTAAAGACAGCCGCACCAGTCctttaaaaagaaagaaaaaatttaagagagagagagagagattttagaCAGAAATTCATTGTGTATGACATTACAAATCTTATTCAAAGAATCAGGGGTTCACGCTAATTGGAAAAATGATTCTAAGTGTTTATTTACTGCAACGGACAGCATCAAAATTATGATACAATTCGATCATGATCGATccacttatgtaatatatatgaAGTAGGCACGTTTCGTGCAAGGCAATTAATCAATGCAAGCTTACAACAAAAGAAATGTGTGAAGAAGCGAAGTAAAACATGAGGATACTGGAGTATGAGTAGTGACTAGTTAAACGTTCGGAGTGGCTAGCTTGGCTCTGAGGTCTTTTCTTAAGATTTTTCCAGACGGAGATTTCGGAATTGCATGCACGAAGTAGACCTTGTGCAGTCTCTTGTAAAACACCACCTGCATATGCATGAATGTTAGCAATTGGCCTGGAAACTAAGCCATGGTTAGCTAGCTGGGCACACGATTAATGATCAGATACATACCTGCTTTGCTACAAATTCTTTTATAGCCTCTTCAGTGAGTTCATTACCATTAGATCGAACCACGAATGCAACCGGAACTTCCCCTGCAGCATCATCTTTTTGCCTGCACTTGTTCGTCGTATGTTGTAAGAACGCCATATATACGTACCCAACAAAATCAAGATGATATAGTTTGTACGTGAATAAATTAGTCACACAACAAACATACAATGCTAATTAATTAGTGATCGATGtctaaataaaatgaaattgtaattaaatcaaGTGCTTACGGAACAACAGCTGCATCTGCAATGGATTGGTGGCATACAAGGAGGGCTTCTAGTTCAGCTGGTGGCACCTGCgtcaaaatcaaactaagataTAACTTCCCGTACGTACATACGTATTGATCCAAAATGTGGAATGGATCAAGCAATATGAATGAAACATACTTGGAAGCCTTTGAATTTGATGAGCTCCTTAACTCTGTCAACGATGAAAACCTCATTGTCATCGTCCACATAGCCAACGTCGCCGGTGTGAAGCCATCCCTCGACATCTACGGTGGTTGCCGTGGCCTCATCGTCGTTCAAATATCCTTTCATAATTTGAGAGCCACGGATGCAAATCTCGCCAGGCTGGTTGTAGCCGAGGGAGCGACCAGTTTCGGGTTCGATGACTTTGAGCTCTGCATTTCGAACCACGGT
This portion of the Rosa chinensis cultivar Old Blush chromosome 1, RchiOBHm-V2, whole genome shotgun sequence genome encodes:
- the LOC112185514 gene encoding NADH dehydrogenase [ubiquinone] iron-sulfur protein 6, mitochondrial encodes the protein MASRLVKSLIKSSSGLGSTGTRNFCLVRSQISNHTAKWMQDTSKKSPMELINEVPPIKVEGRIVACEGDSDPALGHPIEFICLDLPQPAICKYCGLRYVQDHHH
- the LOC112185503 gene encoding ATPase family AAA domain-containing protein 3, with the protein product MARTYALGLITAAAASASFSNPKTAYADGPFGFSPFSSPKAPQIPSPVQSPPSDSPAAAGAPPPPPPPPPKPRNDYPRTTSAGFDPDPLERGAKYAKDISNSKDAKKIFEVLKKQEETRQVELSAKEAEFKAMQAQAETERQRVIYDEQKKLAQHQAQTKSQMARYEDELKRKRMQAENEYHRDRNRELVKMQEESSIRQEQARRAAEEQIQAQRRQTEREKAEIERETIRVRAIAEAEGRAHEAKLAEEVNRRILVDRANAEREKWVAAINTTFDHIGGGLKAILTDQNKLVVAVGGVTALAAGVYTTREGAKVIWSYVDRILGQPSLIRESSKGKYPWSGLFSRSPSTKNGKPFGDVVLHPSLQKRIEHLAGATANTKSHQAPFRNMLFYGPPGTGKTMAAREMARKSGLDYALMTGGDVAPLGPQAVTKIHELFDWAKKSRRGLLLFIDEADAFLCERNKTYMSEAQRSALNALLFRTGDQSKDIVLALATNRPGDLDSAVSDRIDEVLEFPLPGEDERFKLLKLYLDKYIVNADSGKPGWFRNLFKRQQQKIEMKGLTDDMLREAAAKTDGFSGREIAKMMASVQAAVYGSENCVLDPTLFREVVDYKVAEHQQRRKMAAGEKI